TAAAGCCTCTTCAAATTTGGGAAAAACTGCACCTGTCCCAAATAAAAATAAGAAAGGCTTATCCTCCGGAACTTCCTCGTAAGGTGTCATCCCAGTTTCTCCATCATCTACTTTGAGTTTGTAGGCTATCCCTACCACTTTTTCCTTTTCTACTATCATTATTTATTGAGATTAACGGAACATATAGGCAACTCCGATATTGGCAACGAAATTTTTACGGTCATATCCCGGCACAAAATATTGGTCAGGACTATTCTCCAAATACCATTTATAATTCAGCGTATTGACATATTGCATTTTGGCACTTAGAAGCAAATCTCCCAATCTCCAATCCCCCACCAAAGAAGGTACTAGGTCCACATACTTATTTCTCCAGTCTTTGGAAGCTTCGTACCGATAGTAGTAAAAATCATTGTTATAAACGATTCGCTCCATTTGGAAGCCTAATCGATTCATTTTATTAACCCAAGCAAATTCTACAAATATCACATTGCTGGCAGGCCCATTTCCTGCTCCAAGTACCTGACCATTGTGTGTATACCCATCTCTGACATAATCATGAATGTACCAAGTTTTAAGATCTCTGATATCCTCTCTGATGGTTTGTCCGGTCTGCGTCATTTCTGAGCTGATCTGGAAATAATGCCCAGGCTTCTTCAAGCTCATTAAATGAGAGAATCCAAATGTAAATGCTCTTCCAGATTCCGGTTCAATCATAAAATCACTAAGTCTGGTGCTATTTCCATTGGTTCCATATTCTCCATAGAATTCAAAATGACCTGCAGGGCTCAGCCATCTGAAAAATCCAGAGCTAAGTTGCTGTCTTTTGTCACGAATGGGGTCTAGGATGTTCTCTGGACCTTTTCTACCATTAAAGACAGGAAGGATATCTCCTACTGTAGACACATCTTTACGGTACATATGGTTTACCGAGCCATAACCAAGGAATAAACCCGGAACCCATTTTGGTTGATAGGTAAATACTAATCCAGAAAGGTATCTGTTACTATCTTCTGGTTTAGGAATATGAACAGGATTACCTTGAATCATGTAATCACTTTGAGGAGGTAAATATCCACTAGACTTCAAAAATCCAGCGATAAACTGTGCCTCAAAGGATCCGATTTTAGTTTCAATGGGTTTACGTGTATTCGCTGTAAAATGAAGGAATCCAGGGGCATTATTGCCCATCAAAATTGAATTTCTTCTGCCAGGGCCCCACCATAGATTTTCTGTTGATAGACCAAATGAAACATCCTCAAGGTTGTATCTAAAGCTGGACTGACCAGGATAAATTTGATTATATCCCGAATCACCAAAACGTTCCGGCATATCTATCCTATTCATATATTCATAATAGAATAATATGGTTGCTTGATGCTCGATTGGAAATCCTTTATAATCCTTATTCTGAGCAAGTAGAACTTCAGGCTGAAATTGAAAGCTGAAATTTCCGTATTCAGCATATATTCCAGGGCTTAAAATAGCTTGAAATCCTCTATTGGGAATAAAAGCTCCGTCATTTACACCAAAAGCATAAGTAGAATTAAATTGAGTTTTAACTACTCCTGGGAGCAAGAGAAATTTTCCTTTATTATCCTTTCCGAAATATTGGTGAACTCTGGATATATCTGTATCCACTACTGAATCGTCCAAATCGAACCCATTTTCAATTCCAAAAGCCTCAGTTGGATAAATTGGTCGAATCATAAAAGAACTGCTGGAATCCACATTTCCTAAAAGCTGGGCTCTTCTGATATATTGATCCAGCAAAGGCATTCCAATTGGCACTGTTTGAGCTATGGCAAGTGAAGACCAAAATAACAGCCCAAAAGTCAAGATGATAAATCTGTTGGTATTAATACTTTTCATCAGGGCTTAATTTAATGTAAGAGCTGTAATTTCCACTTTGGCTAAGGACCAGGATTCGTCACATATTGGATCCGGCGAATTATCCGCTGTTAAATCAGAATTCACATAGATTCTAACATTGGGGTTGCTATGCTCTACGATTTTAGAGATGCTATATTTTGTACTATAATTATTACTCGCTCCAAAAAGGCAAAGTCCAGGTAAGTTGGTTTGAATAGCACCTGATTTAGGAGTGTTTTGGCGAAAATATCCGTCTGGATAGGATTGATATAGACAGTAGGTGGAAACACAGGGTGAATTCGAGAAAGTCGTGCGAAAAACCTCTTGGTTATCTATTCCGAAAAACCAATAATCTGGGCCTCCTTCTCCATCATCAGGATTTCCATCCCAACTATCATGAACGATGATTTCCAAGGTAACTTTTAACAGATTATGAGATGGCATATCGCTTACATTCACCGCAATTTCTTCATTATGGTAATATCCTGCGACAGTATCATCTTCAAAAATAAACAATCTCCCATTCTCAAATCCAGCCAAATTCAAATCAGAAAAATCATTGGAGTAAACAACAGATTCAGCTTCTAAAGTATCAGTGCAAGATGAAAGAAAACCCAGGAAGATTAAGGATGGGAATATAACCCAACCCTTTAACCAAGTTCGAAATGTCATGAATAATAGTTTGCAGTTAAAAACTTATGCCACAAAGAAACAAAAAACCAGCCAAATGAGGATTACTCAATCTTTCCTAATTTTCTAAGGCATAGCAATAAGTAATCTTTATTTTTGAGAAAATTTAGATATCTACTTATGGGCAATTTCACCATTGTTGCAGGAGCTAGACCGAATTTCATGAAAATCGCCCCGATTATTCATGAAATTCAAAAATTGCAGAAAGAAAAATCTGGAGTAAGTTTTCGACTTATCCACACAGGACAGCATTATGATAAAAAAATGTCCGGGGATTTCTTTGAGCAATTAGATATACCTCAGCCCCACGCCAATCTAGGTGCCGGAGGAGGTACTCAAGCGGAGCAAACTGCTGCAATCATGGTAGCTTTTGAAAAAGAGCTCATGGAAAATCGTCCAGATTTAGTCCTAGTTGTGGGAGATGTCACCAGCACCCTTTCCTGCTCCATTGCCGCAAAAAAACTTCAAATCGATGTAGCCCATGTAGAAGGAGGTATTCGTTCCGGCGATTTAGGTATGCCAGAAGAGATCAACAGAATGGTAACTGACTCCATCACAGACCACTTTTTTACTACTTCAGAAATTGCCAATCAGAACTTAAGAAACTCAGGGTTTTCAGAGGATAAAATCCATTTTGTAGGCAATACAATGATTGATACCCTTTTGGCACAAATGCCAAAATTTCAAAAACCAGAAGGTGCTATTTTCGACCAATTGGAAGCTGGAAACTACTTCGTCATGACCATGCACAGGCCAGCTAATGTGGATCAGGAGCATAAGTTAAAAGCCATGATTGATGCCATTCTGGATGGCACGAAAGGATTACCAATCATCTTTCCTGTTCACCCCAGAACTGCCAAAAATCTTCAGGCAATCGGTATTGAAGCTCCAAATCTAAATATGGTAGAACCATTGGGTTATTTGGAGTTCAATTATTTGGTGAAAAACGCAAAAGGAGTCATTACAGATTCTGGAGGGATTACAGAGGAGGCTTCAGTGATGAATGTACCTTGCATCACGCTTCGGGATAATACCGAAAGGCCAGAGACCATCGATCTCGGCACCAATGAATTGGTAGGAACCAATCCAGAAAAATTAAAGCCCTACCTCGATAAAATCATGAGTGGCGATTGGAAGAAATATAAAGGAATCCCTCTTTGGGATGGAAAAACCGCCGAAAGAATCGTTAAAATCCTTGAAGATAAATACCCTTCGGTAAAATGATAGATCGCGTTAAAGAACTGGTAAATCAACTTCAACTCCTACCCCATCCTGAGGGAGGGTATTATAAGGAGACTTACCGTTCTTCACAAAGCGTTAATACAGAGCCAGGTCCAAGAAACCTATGCACAGTTATCTACTTCTTATTGACTTCGGAAAACATCTCAAAGTTTCATCGCATCAAAAGTGATGAGCACTGGTTTTGGCATGAAGGAGATTCTTTAACTATTCACTTACTGAGTGAAAAAGGGCATGAAAAAATTTGTTTGGGACCCGTGGACTCCCTTGGGAACTTCCCTCAGCAAGTTGTCAAAGCGAATACAATATTCGGAAGCACGGTTGATACCAAAGACAGCTATGCCTTAGTTTCCTGTGTAGTAGCCCCCGGGTTTGATTTTGAGGATTTTGAATTATTTGATGCTGACACTCTTTTGAAAAGTTTTCCTGAAAATGAGCCTATCATCAAGCGATTGACTTGATTATTAATCCATTATTAGAAATTTGATTACAGCTTAAAAACAAGAAAAGGGCTCCAATTGGAGCCCTCATCATTTCATTGTGGTGATGTTTCTTAGAATGAGAAACCTACTCTCATTGTAATTTTTGTTCCAGGAGACAATCTTGTGAAGATTTGATCCTGCGCCTCGTAAGACTTAAATACCATTTCTTTTTTGTCATTCAATAGGTTCTGAACACCGATTCCTGCTTGAATACGCTCATCAGCTCCAAAAGTCTTATTTAAGTTCAAATTTAAGCTATGGAATGGTACAGTATAAGTATCTGTTCTGTTACCAAATCCTACATAATTCAAGGTTGAACCTTGTACGTTATAAAATAGTCCCGCTTCTAAACCATTCACGAAAGACTGGTAGCTCAAACCTGTATTGATAATATAAGGAGCTTGACCGGCCATATCTCTTGTGTCTTTGATTTCCTGTCCTTCTCTAGCTGTCAATACTCTAGATCTGTATTCTGACTCAGACATTTTAATCTGAGACTTAGTCACAGTCACATTCGTATTCCAGTTGAAGTTTTCAAGCTTTGGAGCAATGAATTTCAAAGACTTTCTGAATTCAAATTCCAGACCTGCTACTGAACCATTACCAACGTTTCTTGGCTGGAAAGTACCTGGATCAGAAAGGAACTGAACCATTTCGATTGGCTTATCAAATGATTTGTAGAATGCACTTACAGAGAACATTTGACCTCTGTCTTGGAAAGCTTCCCATCTTAAGTCAAAGTTGTTGATTCTTGTAGAAACCAAGTTTCCATCCCAAAGAACTTCTGATCCACCGTTTGTAGTTTCTGGATAAAGACCACCAATAAATGTTCTACCCGTAATAGGATCCAAAATCTCCGCATAAGACAATTCTTTGAAAGAAGGTCTAGCAATCGTTCTGGAAGCCGAGAATCTCAAGTTTTGCTTTTCAGCCAGGTTGTAGATCAAGTTTACGGTAGGGAAGAAATCTAAATCATCCAACATGGTAACCAAATCATAGTCGATTGTACCTGTCTGGTTGGTTCCAGTATAGTATTGATTGAATTTCTCCACTCTCAAACCTACGATCGCTTTTAGATTGCTAGCTGGATTTGCTTCTAAAGAAGCGTATCCACCCATATTCGTTGCGATAGACTCGTATTTATTAGGGTTGATCGGAATAAAATCCGCATTATATCGTACTCCATTTCTATTGTCTGCAGAGAATAAATTCTCATCCAAAAGAATCTCATTTGGGTCTCCATTTAACTCGGTATCCCCTGTGGCAAACTGGAAGCTTTGGATATCGAAATCTCTGTATTTGAATACATAGTTTCCGCCAAATTTCAACTTAGAGTCTCTTTGGAAAAGAGAAAGGTTTCTTGTCAAGTCAAGCTTACCTACCATACTATACTCTTCTAGGTTTCTCCAGATTCTTGCTGGCAATCCAACTTCAGTAGAAACTGTATTTTCAGGAACTCTGAATCTTGTAAATCTGATGTCTGGATCCTGGATTGTAGATCTTGTAGGGGCCAATTTCCAATTTACTTCCCAGTTTCTTCCATTGAAGTAATGAGTACCTCCAAGCATGATGCTACTCAAAGCTCTTTGGCTATACTCAAGGTTATACTGCTTTGCAGTAAAGTTTGCTCCCAAGTTAGTGTTGACAAAGTCAAATTCCCCTGCTTTGGACTCACCATTTTGCAAGTGCATCAAGTTTAGCTTGTACTTGGAATTGTCTGTTTTCAAAGCAATTCCAGCCAAACCACCCAGCAAGACATTGTTCACACCATAATCACCTTTTTGTCTTTCAAGTGCTTCCAACTCAGTAGCGCTAGCCTCTCTTGGCTTTGCAAAAAGGTTAAACTCAGCATCCTGGTAGAATTCGGTCTCATTTTTATAAGTAAAGGCAAAGTTGTATCCCCAAGTAGCTTTAGATCTTGCGATTTGATTTCCCAAGGAGAAACTCAAGCCCATATCCATTAAGCTGTTGGATCTATAACCTCCAAGTGTCTTATTAAAATCACCTAAAATCTGCTGATATTCCAACCCTTTTGGTCCATTTGGATTTCCGATTGCATCTCCATATTGAGGGATATCAGTTCTACCATCTGTTGGAATTGCACGAGTTCCATCATCAAATCCCAAAAAGTCTGTAGACCCACCATCGTACTTCAAGTAATTTGAATTAAAGTGCATAGATGGGTTAATACCTCCACTAAGGCTTAATTTCATAGATTCTTCTTCAGGGAAGTCTTTGGTTTCGATATCCACAACTCCACCTGTGAAATCAGCCGGAAGATCAGCTGTAAATGACTTTGATACGATAATATTATCGATCACATTCGTTGGGAAAATATCCATCTGGATAGAGTTTCTATCTGGATCCAATCCAGGGATATCCACACCATTCAATACGGTTTTGGTATATCGGTCTCCCAAACCACGAACGTAGATATATTTTCCACCTTCAATAGATACACCTGTCACTCGCTTGACAGCAGAAGCCGCATCTCCATCACCAATTTGACGGAATGCACTGGCTGAAATACCATCCATCAGGTTGGCAGCATTTCTTTTTACAGACATCAAGGCTGACTCTGTAGTTCTGATCGCCGCTGCGGCAATAGTTACGGTCTCCAATTCTGAAGCTTCTTCAGCCATGGAGATTTCATTTAATACATTAACTGCTCCAGACTTCACCTCTACTCCAGTTAATTCAACTGTCGAATAAGAGATATAAGAAATGGAGATTGAATAAGTACCTGGCTCAACTTGAATTTCGAATTTTCCATCGAAATCAGTCACTGCCCCAGTTGAAGTTTCTTTAACAAGTACTGATACTCCAAAGAGTGGTTCACCAGAACCTTCTTCAAAGATTGTCCCACGAATGGTTCCTTTCTGCGCAAAAGCGAATCCTGCAAATATCTGGGCCAAAACCAGAATAACAAGAACAAGAATGGTTCGTGACATGAACGAGTTTGTAGCTTTATTTTTCATACAGCAATTAGATATTATCTTGATTTAGAAGAGGGAAGAAAGTCACCTTGCAAGCTCTTTCTTCCCTTTTCTAAGAGTTTTGTTTGATATTAGAAATCAGCTAGTTCTCCAGCTACTTCAGCCCAAGACCAAGCAGTAAATACTGATTTGTCAGCTCCAACAGTGTTAGCACCGGCAGCAACTGCAGTAGCATAATCAACTGTTCCAGCTTTGAATACTGTTTCTAGATCTACGCCTTCAGCAAGAGTAGCTTCAAGGTTCATGAACTTTAAAGACCCATCAGCGAAAGTTGCCAAAGTCTTGTCACCGCTAAGTGAAAGATCACCTCTACCATCAGTAGTAGTAGGATCTGCAAATCCGAAGAAGTAAATGTTTTCGAAAGTACCTCTAGCTCCATCTCTGAAGTCTCCAAATTCTGAAACATCATTTCCTTTGATAGAACCATTCTTTAAAGTATGACCAGCATTATAAGATCCTTCAGGACCGTCGATTTCAAGCGCGTGGTCAGTCTCACCTCCAGTGATCACGATGAAGTTATCTAGCGTACCAGCCCAAGCTTGGTCAGTATCCAAAGCATCATCTCCAGCATTCCAGATGAGAGCATTCTTAACGTTTACAGTTCCACCAAACCATTCGATACCATCATCTTGATTTCCAATAACTTCAACATTTTCGATTACAGTTTGAGAACCAACGCCTCCTAAAGTCAATCCGTTGATTTCGTTTCCTTCACCGATATTAGCGCCACCATGACGGATAGAGATATACTTCAATACACCGGAGTTGTCTTCATCATCAGAACCACCGTAAAGTCCATTAGTATCGGATGGTGGAATACCTTCAATTTGAATTTCTGTAACATCACCAGCAAAAGACCCTTTTGCATTACCGAGGACGATTAATCCTCCCCAAAGACCTGATAGGTTTGGTTCCAAGTTTGGAGATACAATTTGTCCTGGTTCGATTTCATCGGCTACAGTCGTAAAAATAATCGGAGAAGATGCTGTTCCCTGCGCATCAATTTTAGCTCCTCTTGCAATGATTAATGCAGTTGCATTTGATCCAGTACCAACTTCACCTTTTACAACAACTCCTGGCTGAATTGTAAGCGTGTTTCCAGAAGTAACTGAAATTCTTCCTCCTAGGATGTAAGTCTTTCCTGTCTCCCAAGTAGTATTTGAAGAGATGTTTGAAGTAACCAATACATCATCATTTTCTTCTGGCCCTGGGTTTGGGGTAGGTTTGTCATTTCCTTCTATACAGCTTGTGAATCCGATCACAATTGCTGCAAAAGCGAAGAATAAAGAGTTTAACTTTTTCATTGAGTTATTTAATTGAATTGTGGTTTTGTCAACTTTGATGATGCAAAACTGCTCCAATTAATCAGCTCAAAAGAATTTTTCGAATTATGCTTTTTTTAAAAAAATGAACCCGAATTAATATTCAATTAATAATTCTAGCATAAAAAAAGGCTTCCTATGCAGGAAGCCCAGATAAACAGGTTCTAGTATTATTAAATTGTTACCGACTTATTAATCGGCACCTTTTCCATTAGTATTTTTATAAGGTCTCTTGTATTTATCCCATCAGCTTCTGCTTCATAATTCAGGATAATTCTATGGTTTAAGACATCTTCAGCAATTTCCTTAATATCCTCTGGCAACACATAATCTCTCCCGTCCATAAAGGCAACCGCCTTGGAAGCAAGGTTTAAATTGATACTGGCTCGAGGAGATACCCCAAACATGATATACTTGGCTTCATTATGTAACCCGTACTCTTTAGGGAATCGCGTAGCAAAAACCAGTTCAATGATATAATTTTCTAGAGGCTCAGCTATTTTCACTGCATTGATCTGACTGCGAATGTCAAAAACATCCTGTTTAGACAAGACCGCATTAACTTCATCGCTAAATGACATATTTGCCATTCTACGCATGACCTCCATCTCATCTGCTTTGCTTGGATAGTCTATATGAACCTTCATCATAAATCTATCAACCTGTGCTTCTGGTAGAGGATAAGTTCCTTCCTGATCTACTGGGTTCTGAGTAGCCAAAACCAAAAAAGGTCTGTCCAACTGGAAAGTAGTCTCACCAATAGTCACCTGCTTTTCTTGCATGGCTTCCAATAATGCGGACTGCACTTTTGCTGGAGACCGGTTGACCTCATCAGCAAGAATCAAATTGGAAAATATAGGACCTTTCTTTACTTCAAAGTCTCCAGAATGCTGATTATAGATCATCGTACCGATCAAATCAGCCGGAAGCAAATCCGGGGTAAATTGAATTCTATTAAAATCCAGGTGTAAAACTTTGGCAAGTGTGTTTACCGTCAAGGTTTTTGCCAAACCTGGTACACCTTCTAATAATATATGTCCATTAGTAAATAAGCCTATCAATAAGCGATTGACCATACGGTCTTGGCCTACGACTACCTTTTTTACTTCCTGTATTACTTCTTGAATTTTTTCCTGATGCATGGATAAGGATTTTATAACTCTGCTACGGGACTAAAATAACGTAAAAAGTCCCAAAGGACAATCTTAAATCTTAGAAGCGGTAAAGCCTCGTGTGGAAAGGAAATTTAGGATTTTTTAAGACCTTTTGGGTCTTTTCTGAAAATTCTTTGCTGACTCTTTAAAGCCGGTCAGTCCTAGCTGATGATATACAGTCTCTCGATCGAGCTCCTGAACCTCTCCCACTTTAAATCCTATAATATTGATTTTCTCCATGGATTTCCTTGCCAATCGAAGTGTTGGAAAGCCTACAGCAGCGGTCATTTTTCTGACCTGCCTGTTTTTCCCTTCAATCAAGGTCAACTCAATCCAGCTGTCTGGAACATTTTTTCTATAACGGATCGGAGGATCTCTATCAGGCAACTCTGGGGATTCAGAAAGTAACTTTGCTATAGAGGGCTTTGTCAAATACTCTTTACCATCCACTTTTATTTTAACTCCATTTCCCAAAGCTTTTAAGGATTCTGGTGTTGGAATCCCCTCCACTTGGGCCCAATAGGTGCGTTGATGCCCAAAACTTGGGTTCAGCAAATGGTGATTGAGCCATTTATCGTCTGTAATCAGTAATAGTCCTTCGGAGTCTTTATCCAATCTACCGACAGGATATACCTCTTTTGGAAAATCAAAAAGAGAGGCCAACGTCTGCCCCTCTCCTGAAAATTGACTCAACACCCCAAAGGGCTTATAAATGATAAAGTATCGTGACAATATTTTCGGATCTTAACTTCCGCAACCAATGCAATCAATGCTGGAATCCATAGGTTTCACACCATTCAATTTCATTTCTAAATTGTGAATTTGATCTCTTACTTCCATGTCTGCAAACATGTCTCCAGTAAGCTTGCTTTTCAAATCTGAAATTTGATCTTGTAACTCTTTCTGTTGTACTTCGCTCATAAAAATTCTCTTTTAAGGGTTAAAGTGATGTTCTAAAATAGCGAAGAGAGAGTGAAAAGTTCCTCCCTTCTAATAGATTTTTTTGGCAAAAATGGTTCCAAAAGAAAATCAATCACTTAAGAAGTGAAAAAAATCCAAAATGATTTCAAGTGCTTCAAGACTTTTGCTAAATAAAGTATAGTTATATTAACTATTAAATTGTTTAATTTTAGAGATTTTAGGCTTATGAATGACCCTGGCACATTTTCTCAGATTTATATCCAAATTATTTTTGCCGTAAAAAACCGGAATACTCTAATATCAAAAATCTGGGAAGAAGAATTGTATAAATATATTTCCGGGATCATTACCAATAAAGATCAAAAACTCATTGCAATAAATGGCATGGAAGATCATATTCATATATTAATTGGAATGAGGGCGTCGTGTAGGCTATCAGATTTAGTCCGAGAAATAAAAAAATCATCTACAAATTGGATTAATGAAAGAGGCTTTGCACAGAAAAGTTTTAGATGGCAAGCTGGTTTTGGAGCCTTTTCCTACACACAATCTTCTCTACCAAACATCATCTCCTATATAGAAAACCAAAAGAAACATCATCAAAAGAAAAGTTTTAGAGAGGAATACATTTCATTTTTAAAGCATTATGAAATTAAATTCAAAGATGAATATCTTTTTGAATGGATAGAATAGAACCCAACCGATTATTATTCGACCCCGATGGGGTCAGATCTTTTTTATAATCAATTATTCTATAAAGATTTGATCCCTTCAGGATTAAAATCGAATTCTTTTTTGACTTCAAATTAGATCTCAGAGAGATCAGATATTTATAGCATTTGGTTTGAAGATCAAAATTCGACCCCTAAGGGGTCGAACACCATCGTGAATATTTAATCCTATATTCATTCGATCCCTTCGGGATCAAGACCAGTTGATGATTTTGTTTAAAAACTAGATCGAAGGGAAATCAATGCATTTCGAAAATTGGCTGGTTGTAATTCTAAATTCCCGGAGAGATCAAATGTCAAAAAAAATGATCTAAACCTATCAACTGACTCGGTAAAAGTCAGGGCTCATTATTAATATCTTATCCTTTGACCATTCGATCCCTTCGGGATCAATACCAATTCATGATTTTGTTTAAAAATTTGATCAATCGGAAATCAATGCATCTCGTGAATCGGCTGGTTGTAATTCTAAATTCCCGGAGAGATCAAATGTCATAAAACATGATCTAAACCTGTCACCTGACTCGGTAAAAGTCAGGGCTCACTATTAATATCTTAACCTTTGATCATTCGATCCCTTCGGGATCAAGACCAATTCATGATTTGTTTAAAAATTTGATCAATGGGAAATCAATGCATTTCGAAAATTGGCTGGACGTTATTATAAGATCTCGGAGAGATCAAATGTCTATAAAACAGGATCTAAACCTATCACCTGACCCCGTCGGGGTCACATCTTATTTTCAAAAAATTACTTTTATGTGTATACCTCATTTATATTGGCGGATCCATTTTGAAAATGGATTTGTAACTTTGAATCTAATATTTAATAATTTCGATTTAATTAATGTCAATAAACCAACTGACATCCTTCCGTCAAGAACTACATCAATCCCCCGAAATAGCAGGAGAAGAAGAAAAAACTGCATCCAAAATCCTTTCTTTCATTTCAAAATTAAACCCAGATGAAATCATTGAAAATCTTGGGGGATCGGGTCTGGCATTTATTTTTAAAGGAAAATATCCCGGTCCACGAACCCTCTTCAGGGCTGAGCTGGATGCACTACCTATCCAGGAAACCGGCAATCCTTCCTACAAAAGTACAGTAGATGGCAAGGCTCATTTGTGCGGGCATGATGGTCATATGACCATTATATGTGGATTAGGAGAAAAAATTGCAGAAAAGAGGCCAGAAAAAGGTGAAGTAATTCTACTCTTCCAACCTGCAGAGGAAACCGGAGAAGGAGCCCGACGGATTATGGACGATCCTTCTTATGAAAAAATCAAACCTGATTTCGCTTTTGCTCTTCACAATCTCCCTGGGTTTCCACTTCACCAAATTGTTATCAGAAAAGGAACTTTCGCAGCTGGAAGTACAGGAATGACCATTAGGCTGACTGGCAAAACCTCCCATGCAGCCCATCCGGATGCAGGGATCAATCCTGCTTTTGCGATCGCTCAATTAATTCAGACACTTCCAAAATTCCCGGATCAGCTCAACGGTTTTGCTTTGGTCACTGTCATCCACTCCGAAATCGGTAGTCTTGCATTTGGAACTAGTGCTGGAAAAGGAAGTCTGAGTTTAACGATTCGGGCTTTTGATCAGGAAGAGTTGGATTCCTTGCTAGAAAAAATTGAGAAGGAAGTGGAAAGAGTAGCCACCCATGAGGGGTTAAAATTTGAGATCAGTTATTTAGAAGCATTTGCTGTCTCCAAAAATGATTCGAATGCAGCAGAAATCGCTGAAACTGCGGTGGAAGATCTTGGAATGGACATTTCACAAAAAGCAGAACCATTCCGCTGGTCAGAGGATTTTGGTTTGTTCAGTCAAACTTGTCCTTCCTATTTATTTGGATTGGGATCTGGCGAAAAATGTCCACAACTGCACGAACCCACCTATGATTTTCCTGATGAGTTGATAGAAACTGGGGTCAAGGTTTTTGAGAAGATTGCAAGAAAAATCAATTCATAAAAAAAGCCGACTCTCGTCGGCTTTTCAATTATAAGTCTGAATAGTTTGTCGGATATAATAACCTCGTGTCGTTTCGGG
Above is a window of Algoriphagus machipongonensis DNA encoding:
- a CDS encoding capsule assembly Wzi family protein; translated protein: MKSINTNRFIILTFGLLFWSSLAIAQTVPIGMPLLDQYIRRAQLLGNVDSSSSFMIRPIYPTEAFGIENGFDLDDSVVDTDISRVHQYFGKDNKGKFLLLPGVVKTQFNSTYAFGVNDGAFIPNRGFQAILSPGIYAEYGNFSFQFQPEVLLAQNKDYKGFPIEHQATILFYYEYMNRIDMPERFGDSGYNQIYPGQSSFRYNLEDVSFGLSTENLWWGPGRRNSILMGNNAPGFLHFTANTRKPIETKIGSFEAQFIAGFLKSSGYLPPQSDYMIQGNPVHIPKPEDSNRYLSGLVFTYQPKWVPGLFLGYGSVNHMYRKDVSTVGDILPVFNGRKGPENILDPIRDKRQQLSSGFFRWLSPAGHFEFYGEYGTNGNSTRLSDFMIEPESGRAFTFGFSHLMSLKKPGHYFQISSEMTQTGQTIREDIRDLKTWYIHDYVRDGYTHNGQVLGAGNGPASNVIFVEFAWVNKMNRLGFQMERIVYNNDFYYYRYEASKDWRNKYVDLVPSLVGDWRLGDLLLSAKMQYVNTLNYKWYLENSPDQYFVPGYDRKNFVANIGVAYMFR
- the wecB gene encoding non-hydrolyzing UDP-N-acetylglucosamine 2-epimerase, with the translated sequence MGNFTIVAGARPNFMKIAPIIHEIQKLQKEKSGVSFRLIHTGQHYDKKMSGDFFEQLDIPQPHANLGAGGGTQAEQTAAIMVAFEKELMENRPDLVLVVGDVTSTLSCSIAAKKLQIDVAHVEGGIRSGDLGMPEEINRMVTDSITDHFFTTSEIANQNLRNSGFSEDKIHFVGNTMIDTLLAQMPKFQKPEGAIFDQLEAGNYFVMTMHRPANVDQEHKLKAMIDAILDGTKGLPIIFPVHPRTAKNLQAIGIEAPNLNMVEPLGYLEFNYLVKNAKGVITDSGGITEEASVMNVPCITLRDNTERPETIDLGTNELVGTNPEKLKPYLDKIMSGDWKKYKGIPLWDGKTAERIVKILEDKYPSVK
- a CDS encoding cupin domain-containing protein codes for the protein MIDRVKELVNQLQLLPHPEGGYYKETYRSSQSVNTEPGPRNLCTVIYFLLTSENISKFHRIKSDEHWFWHEGDSLTIHLLSEKGHEKICLGPVDSLGNFPQQVVKANTIFGSTVDTKDSYALVSCVVAPGFDFEDFELFDADTLLKSFPENEPIIKRLT
- a CDS encoding TonB-dependent receptor domain-containing protein, which produces MSRTILVLVILVLAQIFAGFAFAQKGTIRGTIFEEGSGEPLFGVSVLVKETSTGAVTDFDGKFEIQVEPGTYSISISYISYSTVELTGVEVKSGAVNVLNEISMAEEASELETVTIAAAAIRTTESALMSVKRNAANLMDGISASAFRQIGDGDAASAVKRVTGVSIEGGKYIYVRGLGDRYTKTVLNGVDIPGLDPDRNSIQMDIFPTNVIDNIIVSKSFTADLPADFTGGVVDIETKDFPEEESMKLSLSGGINPSMHFNSNYLKYDGGSTDFLGFDDGTRAIPTDGRTDIPQYGDAIGNPNGPKGLEYQQILGDFNKTLGGYRSNSLMDMGLSFSLGNQIARSKATWGYNFAFTYKNETEFYQDAEFNLFAKPREASATELEALERQKGDYGVNNVLLGGLAGIALKTDNSKYKLNLMHLQNGESKAGEFDFVNTNLGANFTAKQYNLEYSQRALSSIMLGGTHYFNGRNWEVNWKLAPTRSTIQDPDIRFTRFRVPENTVSTEVGLPARIWRNLEEYSMVGKLDLTRNLSLFQRDSKLKFGGNYVFKYRDFDIQSFQFATGDTELNGDPNEILLDENLFSADNRNGVRYNADFIPINPNKYESIATNMGGYASLEANPASNLKAIVGLRVEKFNQYYTGTNQTGTIDYDLVTMLDDLDFFPTVNLIYNLAEKQNLRFSASRTIARPSFKELSYAEILDPITGRTFIGGLYPETTNGGSEVLWDGNLVSTRINNFDLRWEAFQDRGQMFSVSAFYKSFDKPIEMVQFLSDPGTFQPRNVGNGSVAGLEFEFRKSLKFIAPKLENFNWNTNVTVTKSQIKMSESEYRSRVLTAREGQEIKDTRDMAGQAPYIINTGLSYQSFVNGLEAGLFYNVQGSTLNYVGFGNRTDTYTVPFHSLNLNLNKTFGADERIQAGIGVQNLLNDKKEMVFKSYEAQDQIFTRLSPGTKITMRVGFSF
- a CDS encoding AAA family ATPase, which codes for MHQEKIQEVIQEVKKVVVGQDRMVNRLLIGLFTNGHILLEGVPGLAKTLTVNTLAKVLHLDFNRIQFTPDLLPADLIGTMIYNQHSGDFEVKKGPIFSNLILADEVNRSPAKVQSALLEAMQEKQVTIGETTFQLDRPFLVLATQNPVDQEGTYPLPEAQVDRFMMKVHIDYPSKADEMEVMRRMANMSFSDEVNAVLSKQDVFDIRSQINAVKIAEPLENYIIELVFATRFPKEYGLHNEAKYIMFGVSPRASINLNLASKAVAFMDGRDYVLPEDIKEIAEDVLNHRIILNYEAEADGINTRDLIKILMEKVPINKSVTI